One genomic region from Planktothrix serta PCC 8927 encodes:
- a CDS encoding tetratricopeptide repeat protein — protein sequence MSNLVNESNLNLFFEKAESYEFLGLYKKAKKIYLKILRNSKKNSNKATEIRVLCNLGNIEQLLGDYSKAIDYYQHSLIISQEIGDIRCQGNILGNLGNVYQALGDSSKAIDYYEHSLIISQEIGDIRCQGNILGNLGNVYQVLGDYSKAIDYYQQSLIISQEIGDISSQGNALGNLGISYQILGKYKNAMSFFGQQLQIAQEIGDIRMVANSLNQIAGLYYSQGDYNQAEPLYQRALAIDEKSLPPDHPQLASSLNNLAGLYYSQGRYSEAEPLYLEAVAIIRQALPPNHPDLATSLNNLAQLYYSQGRYSEAEPLYLEAVAIIRQALPPNHPDLATSLNNLAQLYYSQGRYSEAEPLYQRSLAIVETALPPDHPQLANHINNLAGLYESQGRYSEAEPLYQRVLAIDEKSLPPDHPQLANHINNLAGLYESQGRYSEAEPLYIQALRIVMQKLGENHPNTQTVWENYRIFLSKVLEEQRTEELSEEWSLEIIQKMLDGEG from the coding sequence ATGAGCAACCTAGTTAATGAAAGCAATCTAAATTTATTTTTTGAAAAAGCTGAATCTTATGAATTTTTAGGATTGTATAAAAAAGCAAAAAAAATTTATTTAAAAATTCTGCGAAATTCAAAAAAGAATAGTAATAAAGCTACTGAAATTAGAGTTTTATGTAACTTAGGTAATATTGAACAATTATTAGGTGACTATAGCAAAGCTATTGATTATTACCAACACAGTTTAATAATTTCTCAGGAAATTGGTGATATAAGATGTCAGGGTAATATTCTAGGCAATTTAGGGAATGTCTATCAAGCATTAGGTGACTCTAGCAAAGCTATTGATTATTACGAACACAGTTTAATAATTTCTCAGGAAATTGGTGATATAAGATGTCAGGGTAATATTCTAGGCAATTTAGGGAATGTCTATCAAGTATTAGGTGACTATAGTAAAGCCATTGATTATTATCAACAAAGTTTAATAATTTCTCAGGAAATTGGTGATATAAGTTCTCAGGGTAATGCACTCGGCAACTTAGGAATAAGTTATCAAATTTTAGGCAAGTACAAAAATGCCATGAGCTTTTTTGGGCAGCAATTACAAATTGCTCAGGAGATAGGGGATATCAGGATGGTAGCAAATAGCTTAAATCAAATAGCAGGATTATACTATTCTCAAGGAGATTATAATCAAGCCGAACCCTTATACCAGAGAGCACTGGCTATTGATGAAAAATCCCTCCCCCCCGACCATCCCCAATTGGCGAGTTCCCTCAATAACTTAGCGGGACTCTACTATTCCCAAGGGCGATACTCAGAAGCCGAACCTCTTTATTTAGAAGCGGTAGCCATCATCCGCCAAGCTTTACCCCCCAACCATCCCGACTTAGCCACCTCCCTCAATAACTTAGCTCAACTCTACTATTCCCAAGGACGGTACTCAGAAGCCGAACCCCTTTATTTAGAAGCGGTAGCCATCATCCGCCAAGCTTTACCCCCCAACCATCCCGACTTAGCCACCTCCCTCAATAACTTAGCTCAACTCTACTATTCCCAAGGACGGTACTCAGAAGCCGAACCTTTGTACCAAAGATCACTGGCTATTGTAGAAACAGCCCTCCCCCCCGACCATCCCCAATTAGCAAACCACATCAACAACTTAGCTGGACTCTACGAATCCCAAGGACGGTACTCAGAAGCCGAACCTTTGTACCAAAGAGTGCTGGCTATTGATGAAAAATCCCTCCCCCCCGACCATCCCCAATTAGCAAACCACATCAACAACTTAGCTGGACTCTACGAATCCCAAGGACGGTACTCAGAAGCCGAACCCTTGTATATCCAAGCGTTGAGAATTGTGATGCAGAAATTGGGGGAAAATCATCCGAATACGCAGACTGTTTGGGAAAATTATCGAATATTTTTAAGCAAGGTTTTAGAAGAACAGCGTACTGAGGAATTATCGGAGGAATGGAGTTTAGAAATCATTCAGAAAATGTTAGATGGGGAGGGATAG
- the gltB gene encoding glutamate synthase large subunit, which produces MNTQAFPEKQGLYDPQFEHDACGVGFIVHQKGQKSHDIVENALTILLNLDHRGACGCEVNTGDGAGILMQVPHKFLKKVAAAENISLPEPGQYGVGMIYSSPDPQQRQKGREILEKIVTEEGQTVLGWRDVPTDHSSLGNTAQSSEPFMQQVFIGRNPNISDDLVFERKLYVIRKLSHTEIRVPGADPYWYISSLSCRTMVYKGMLMPVQVGQYYPELHDPDMESALALVHSRFSTNTFPSWERSHPYRYIAHNGEINTLRGNINWMTARQSMFESELFGDDLKKIQPVINVNGSDSTIFDNALELLVLAGRSLPHAVMMMIPEPWTAHESMSEEKKAFYEYHSCLMEPWDGPASIAFTDGTMMGAVLDRNGLRPSRYYVTKDDLVIMASEAGVLPIEPERVAYKGRLQPGRMFLVDMEQGRIIADEEIKAKIATEQPYREWLNEHLVALENLKDPVETLHTTSLHHRTDGLVQQQTAFGYTFEDLRLLLTPMARDGVEAVGSMGTDTPLAVLSDRPKLLYEYFQQLFAQVTNPPIDSIREEIITSADTTIGAERNLLKPEPESCHLIKLKTPILSNAELAKLKAVNEEGFHAITLPILFNPKDGVNGLEAVMTGIFEQADKAIEDGVNLLILSDRGVDPNNAPIPALLAVSGLHHHLIRHGTRTRVGIILESGEPREVHHFAVLIGYGCCAINPYIAFESIHDMISQGLLVGVDYKTACKNYVKSATKGVIKVASKIGISTLQSYRGAQIFEAIGLNQSVIDRYFSWTASRIQGADLEVIAKEAILRHTNAFPDRPGDQTPTLDVGGEYQWRKDGEAHLLSPEAIHSLQKAVKVGDYELFKKYAQLVNEQNQKYFTLRGLLQFKEKDLTGRMPVPLEEVEPIEAIMKRFKTGAMSYGSISKEAHETLAIAMNRIGGKSNTGEGGEDPERYTWTNEQGDSKNSAIKQVASGRFGVTSLYLSQAKEIQIKMAQGAKPGEGGQLPGRKVYPSIAKVRHSTPGVGLISPPPHHDIYSIEDLAELIHDLKNSNRQARISVKLVSEVGVGTIAAGVAKAHADVVLISGFDGGTGASPQTSIKHAGLPWELGLAETHQTLVLNNLRSRIAVETDGQMKTGRDVVIAALLGAEEFGFSTAPLVTLGCIMMRVCHLNTCPVGIATQNPQLRESFSGDPEYTVNFMKFIAQEVREIMAELGFRSLTEMVGRTDVLEAKKAVDHWKAKGIDLSKILYQPEVGEDIGRYCQIPQDHGLDKSLDITVLLDLCKPAIEKGEKVAAKLPIKNINRAVGTILGNEITKNHWQGLPEDTVHLHFQGSAGQSLGAFVPKGVTLELEGDANDYVGKGLSGGKIIIYPPAKSTFIPEENIIIGNVALYGATLGEVYIRGLAGERFGVRNSGVNAVVEGVGDHGCEYMTGGKVVVLGTTGRNFAAGMSGGIAYILDETGDFATRCNPSMVDLEKLEDPEEINQVYQLIAKHAEYTKSQKALKILAHWTEMIPTFVKVIPRDYKRVLEALKEAEKSGLTGDEALTAAFEANSRDVARVGGS; this is translated from the coding sequence ATGAATACTCAAGCATTCCCCGAAAAACAAGGTCTCTACGATCCTCAATTTGAACACGACGCCTGTGGGGTCGGGTTCATCGTCCATCAGAAGGGGCAAAAATCCCATGATATTGTTGAAAATGCCTTAACGATTTTACTCAACCTCGACCATCGCGGCGCCTGTGGGTGCGAAGTCAATACCGGAGATGGGGCGGGAATTTTAATGCAGGTTCCCCATAAATTCCTTAAAAAAGTCGCGGCGGCGGAGAATATTAGTTTACCCGAACCCGGACAATATGGCGTGGGGATGATTTATAGTTCCCCTGACCCCCAACAGCGCCAAAAAGGTCGGGAGATTTTAGAAAAAATTGTCACCGAAGAAGGTCAAACCGTTCTGGGTTGGCGGGATGTTCCTACGGATCATTCTAGTTTAGGAAATACCGCCCAGTCCAGTGAACCCTTTATGCAGCAGGTGTTCATTGGTCGTAACCCTAATATTAGCGATGATCTGGTGTTTGAACGCAAACTCTATGTGATTCGTAAATTATCCCATACTGAAATCCGCGTTCCGGGTGCTGATCCTTATTGGTATATTTCCAGTCTGTCCTGTCGGACAATGGTGTATAAAGGGATGTTGATGCCTGTGCAGGTGGGACAATATTACCCGGAACTCCATGATCCTGATATGGAGAGTGCGTTGGCGTTGGTTCACTCTCGCTTCAGTACCAATACCTTCCCCAGTTGGGAACGCTCTCACCCCTATCGTTATATTGCTCACAACGGCGAAATTAATACCCTCCGAGGCAATATTAACTGGATGACCGCCCGCCAGTCGATGTTTGAGTCCGAACTGTTTGGGGACGATCTCAAGAAAATTCAACCCGTCATTAACGTTAACGGAAGTGACTCGACTATTTTTGATAATGCCTTAGAATTGTTAGTCTTAGCAGGGCGATCGCTTCCCCATGCGGTGATGATGATGATCCCCGAACCTTGGACAGCCCACGAGTCCATGAGTGAGGAGAAAAAGGCGTTTTATGAATACCATTCCTGCTTAATGGAACCTTGGGATGGCCCCGCTTCTATTGCGTTTACCGATGGGACGATGATGGGGGCTGTTCTTGACCGCAACGGGTTACGGCCTTCCCGCTATTATGTAACGAAGGATGATCTGGTAATTATGGCGTCGGAAGCCGGAGTGCTCCCCATTGAACCGGAACGAGTCGCTTATAAAGGCCGTTTGCAACCGGGGCGGATGTTCCTCGTGGATATGGAACAAGGGCGGATCATTGCGGATGAGGAAATTAAGGCGAAAATCGCTACAGAACAGCCTTATCGGGAATGGTTGAATGAACATTTAGTCGCCCTGGAGAACCTCAAAGACCCTGTAGAGACGTTGCATACAACGTCTCTACATCATCGGACGGATGGGTTAGTGCAGCAACAAACAGCCTTTGGTTATACCTTTGAAGACTTGCGACTGTTATTAACGCCAATGGCGCGGGATGGGGTTGAGGCGGTGGGTTCGATGGGAACTGATACCCCGTTGGCGGTGTTATCCGATCGCCCGAAACTGTTGTATGAGTATTTCCAACAACTGTTTGCTCAGGTTACAAACCCCCCTATTGACTCCATTCGGGAAGAAATTATCACTTCAGCCGATACCACCATCGGGGCGGAACGCAACTTATTAAAACCCGAACCCGAAAGCTGTCACCTGATCAAACTCAAAACCCCTATTCTCAGTAATGCCGAATTAGCAAAACTGAAAGCGGTTAACGAAGAGGGTTTTCACGCTATTACCCTGCCAATTCTGTTTAACCCCAAAGATGGGGTAAACGGCTTAGAAGCGGTGATGACGGGGATTTTTGAGCAAGCTGATAAAGCAATTGAGGACGGGGTGAACCTCTTGATTTTGAGCGATCGCGGTGTTGATCCGAATAACGCCCCTATCCCGGCTTTATTAGCCGTATCCGGTTTACATCACCATCTGATTCGTCACGGAACTCGGACACGGGTTGGGATTATTTTAGAATCCGGTGAACCGCGAGAAGTCCATCATTTTGCAGTTTTAATCGGGTATGGTTGCTGTGCGATTAATCCCTATATCGCTTTTGAAAGTATCCACGATATGATCTCTCAAGGATTATTGGTGGGTGTGGACTACAAAACCGCCTGTAAGAATTACGTTAAATCCGCAACAAAGGGGGTAATTAAAGTTGCTTCTAAAATTGGAATTTCCACCTTACAAAGTTATCGCGGGGCTCAAATTTTTGAAGCCATTGGGTTAAATCAATCGGTGATTGATCGATACTTTAGTTGGACGGCTTCTCGCATTCAAGGCGCTGATTTAGAAGTCATTGCAAAAGAGGCTATTTTACGTCATACCAATGCCTTTCCTGACCGTCCGGGTGATCAAACTCCGACCCTTGATGTGGGGGGAGAATATCAATGGCGTAAAGACGGAGAAGCCCATTTACTCAGTCCTGAAGCGATTCATTCTCTGCAAAAAGCCGTTAAGGTGGGGGATTATGAATTGTTCAAAAAATACGCTCAGTTGGTGAATGAACAGAATCAGAAATATTTTACTTTGCGGGGGTTATTGCAATTTAAAGAGAAGGATTTAACAGGCAGGATGCCTGTTCCACTGGAGGAAGTTGAACCCATTGAAGCCATTATGAAACGGTTTAAAACTGGGGCGATGAGTTATGGTTCAATTTCTAAAGAAGCTCATGAAACGTTAGCGATCGCCATGAACCGTATTGGTGGTAAGTCTAACACAGGAGAAGGCGGCGAAGACCCAGAACGTTATACCTGGACAAACGAACAAGGGGACTCGAAAAATAGCGCCATTAAGCAAGTCGCCTCCGGTCGGTTTGGGGTTACGAGTTTGTACCTGTCCCAAGCCAAGGAAATTCAAATTAAAATGGCACAGGGGGCTAAACCCGGAGAAGGGGGACAACTCCCCGGACGTAAGGTTTATCCGTCTATTGCGAAGGTTCGTCACTCAACGCCGGGGGTGGGTTTGATTTCGCCTCCTCCTCACCACGATATTTATTCCATTGAGGACTTAGCCGAATTAATCCATGATTTGAAAAACTCCAACCGTCAGGCTCGGATCAGTGTGAAATTAGTCTCAGAAGTCGGAGTTGGAACCATTGCCGCCGGGGTTGCGAAAGCCCATGCTGATGTGGTATTAATCTCCGGGTTTGATGGGGGCACGGGTGCATCTCCCCAAACCTCTATTAAACACGCCGGACTGCCTTGGGAGTTGGGGTTAGCGGAAACCCATCAAACTCTGGTGTTGAATAATTTGCGATCGCGTATTGCTGTCGAAACCGATGGTCAGATGAAGACCGGACGAGATGTGGTAATTGCGGCGTTGTTAGGAGCAGAGGAATTCGGCTTTTCAACTGCACCGTTAGTCACCTTGGGTTGTATTATGATGCGGGTGTGCCACCTGAATACCTGTCCGGTGGGGATTGCTACCCAAAACCCCCAACTGCGGGAAAGCTTTTCGGGTGATCCTGAGTATACCGTTAACTTCATGAAGTTCATCGCCCAGGAAGTCCGAGAAATCATGGCTGAGTTGGGTTTCCGCAGCTTAACTGAAATGGTGGGACGCACGGATGTATTGGAAGCTAAAAAAGCCGTTGACCATTGGAAAGCCAAAGGCATTGACCTCTCGAAAATCCTCTATCAACCGGAAGTTGGGGAAGACATCGGCCGTTATTGTCAAATTCCCCAAGATCACGGTTTAGATAAATCCTTGGATATCACCGTGTTACTGGATCTGTGTAAACCCGCTATTGAGAAGGGTGAGAAGGTTGCCGCCAAGTTACCGATTAAAAATATTAACCGGGCGGTGGGAACGATTTTAGGCAATGAAATCACCAAAAACCATTGGCAAGGTTTACCGGAAGATACGGTGCATCTGCATTTCCAAGGCAGTGCGGGTCAAAGCTTGGGGGCTTTTGTTCCCAAGGGGGTAACGTTAGAATTGGAAGGGGATGCTAACGACTATGTAGGTAAGGGATTAAGTGGAGGGAAAATTATTATTTATCCCCCAGCTAAATCTACATTTATCCCCGAAGAAAATATCATTATCGGCAATGTGGCGTTATATGGCGCAACTCTTGGGGAAGTCTATATTCGAGGGTTAGCGGGTGAACGTTTCGGGGTGCGGAACTCCGGCGTGAATGCCGTTGTGGAAGGCGTGGGAGATCACGGTTGTGAATATATGACCGGAGGTAAGGTCGTTGTCCTGGGCACCACCGGACGGAACTTTGCGGCGGGAATGAGTGGCGGTATTGCTTATATCTTGGATGAAACGGGGGATTTTGCCACTCGTTGTAATCCGTCAATGGTCGATTTAGAAAAGTTGGAAGACCCGGAAGAAATTAATCAGGTTTACCAATTAATTGCTAAACACGCGGAGTATACCAAGAGTCAAAAAGCGTTGAAAATTTTAGCCCATTGGACGGAAATGATTCCGACGTTTGTTAAAGTGATTCCGCGCGATTATAAGCGGGTTTTAGAAGCATTAAAAGAAGCTGAAAAATCCGGTTTAACTGGGGATGAAGCGTTAACGGCGGCGTTTGAAGCTAATTCCCGTGATGTGGCGCGGGTTGGCGGAAGTTAG
- a CDS encoding RsbRD N-terminal domain-containing protein: MAISLQEQITATFDSQSLVQRLREDKKTIAEQVQEQGFNFGIKSASSLSYQEFHRIENLNVAGIDIDSEAFAELWDFLDNHHYQNQNRLESGELSHLLPDDDQNKLTFVKSWMAGVLSVWHEIKNKVDSEDGE, from the coding sequence ATGGCTATTTCTCTACAAGAACAAATCACTGCCACCTTTGATTCTCAATCCTTAGTTCAACGCTTACGCGAAGACAAAAAAACCATAGCAGAACAAGTCCAAGAACAAGGTTTTAATTTTGGGATTAAATCGGCGAGTAGTTTATCTTATCAAGAATTTCACCGGATTGAAAATCTGAATGTTGCCGGGATTGATATTGACTCAGAAGCATTTGCCGAATTGTGGGATTTTTTAGATAATCACCACTATCAAAATCAAAATCGTTTAGAATCGGGTGAATTGAGTCATTTATTACCCGATGATGATCAAAATAAATTAACATTTGTTAAAAGTTGGATGGCAGGAGTTTTATCAGTTTGGCATGAAATTAAAAATAAAGTTGATAGTGAAGATGGGGAATAA
- a CDS encoding PIN domain-containing protein: MTKIPQLIFLDTNVYLIGAVELDSPEGLIIKWLGWEAQNDNPVAVIISEELIDQISRVAKRLKNKDWGGELIGRIWQNLKVFYVQIDDVELAKIEDLGVIPREDVGVYLTAKMGQCQCFISANHKLIKVLAQQTGEFECLTPSGFVSKYLKLDQNGEF; the protein is encoded by the coding sequence ATGACGAAGATTCCGCAATTAATTTTTTTAGATACTAATGTTTATTTAATCGGTGCAGTTGAACTAGACAGTCCTGAAGGTTTAATTATTAAATGGCTAGGCTGGGAAGCTCAAAATGATAATCCTGTTGCGGTGATCATTTCTGAAGAATTGATTGACCAAATTTCCAGAGTTGCTAAACGGTTGAAAAACAAAGATTGGGGCGGAGAACTCATTGGACGAATTTGGCAAAATTTAAAAGTTTTTTATGTCCAGATTGATGATGTTGAGTTAGCCAAAATTGAAGATTTGGGAGTTATACCCCGTGAAGATGTGGGGGTTTATTTAACAGCGAAAATGGGTCAATGTCAATGTTTTATATCGGCTAATCATAAGTTAATTAAGGTTTTAGCTCAACAAACAGGGGAGTTTGAATGTTTAACGCCATCTGGTTTTGTGAGTAAGTATCTAAAATTAGATCAAAATGGAGAATTTTAG
- a CDS encoding RNA-guided endonuclease InsQ/TnpB family protein, whose product MLKATKVRLYPTAEQELALAKSFGCARWYWNFALNACIQHYQETGKSLKLASYKGMLPQLKKEYPWLKEDCYSSVLQCVAINLDRAYKNFFEGRAKFPNFKSKHHKQSIQYPQSVTVNGEYLKVPKIGEIKAIFHREITGKIKTVTISKTSTDKYFASILCEVEGTDVKQSGDNIIGIDLGLKDFAIVHDGDSATKYANPQDFLHKLARELVNESQVIVVENLNVKGMVKNRKLSKAISDVGWGKFVNFIDYKLKQKNGELVEIDRFFPSSKTCSSCGHVLDELSLDIREWACPNCHTHHDRDINAALNIRNEGIRILTEGGGNPVFADGGCVSPPACKSKGHRSVNSEAYTDPIRAV is encoded by the coding sequence GTGCTGAAGGCTACAAAGGTCAGGCTCTATCCAACAGCCGAACAGGAATTGGCATTAGCCAAATCATTTGGCTGTGCGAGGTGGTATTGGAATTTTGCCTTAAACGCCTGTATTCAGCACTATCAAGAAACTGGCAAAAGCCTAAAATTAGCATCTTATAAGGGAATGCTCCCTCAACTCAAAAAAGAATATCCTTGGCTCAAAGAGGATTGCTACTCATCGGTTCTTCAGTGCGTAGCAATTAACTTAGATAGAGCCTACAAAAACTTTTTTGAGGGACGAGCTAAATTTCCCAATTTCAAATCTAAACATCACAAGCAATCAATTCAGTATCCTCAAAGTGTTACCGTTAACGGTGAATATCTAAAAGTCCCTAAGATTGGTGAAATTAAAGCGATATTTCACCGAGAAATTACGGGGAAAATTAAAACGGTAACAATCTCCAAAACTTCGACTGATAAATACTTTGCTTCAATTTTATGTGAAGTGGAAGGAACTGACGTTAAACAGTCGGGAGATAATATTATTGGGATTGATCTGGGGTTAAAAGATTTTGCAATTGTTCATGACGGAGATAGCGCAACTAAATATGCCAATCCCCAAGATTTCTTGCATAAATTAGCAAGAGAATTGGTAAACGAAAGCCAAGTGATTGTCGTTGAAAACCTCAACGTCAAGGGGATGGTTAAAAACCGGAAGCTATCCAAAGCAATATCTGATGTAGGTTGGGGAAAATTCGTCAACTTTATTGATTACAAGTTGAAGCAAAAAAACGGCGAACTTGTAGAAATTGATCGCTTTTTCCCTAGCTCCAAAACTTGTTCGAGTTGTGGTCATGTCCTAGATGAGTTGTCTCTGGATATCAGAGAATGGGCTTGTCCAAATTGCCATACTCACCATGACCGTGATATTAACGCTGCACTTAACATCAGGAATGAAGGAATCAGAATATTAACTGAAGGCGGAGGGAACCCCGTCTTTGCCGATGGAGGCTGTGTAAGTCCACCTGCTTGTAAAAGTAAGGGGCATCGGTCTGTGAATTCGGAAGCCTACACCGACCCGATTAGGGCGGTGTAG
- a CDS encoding DUF262 domain-containing protein, giving the protein MNSYINDFNSKENMGLQEEIDSMRQEIRADRYSMSIGEWISLYESEEIDIHPEFQRFFRWTDTQKTNFIESILLGIPIPPIFVSQREDGVWDVVDGLQRLSTIYQFIGKLKDENNQLIPPLVLEGTKYLPNLNNKIWEDPDDSENENCLTQAQRLLIKRAKIDVNILLKESDKVAKYELFQRLNNGGSLATPQEVRNCILVMYNREMFHWMKGLSQNQSFQECIALGDRLIHEQYDLELLLRFLVFRNIEQNVMKGIKNDLGQFLTEKMVEMAENSEFNYEEEEKAFKQTFSILYEQMGSDSFRRYSATKDKFMGGFLVSAYEVIALGVGYHCEQLSSSNFNIRDKVKEIWSRPEYKEWSGGGTNAQRRLPKLVPFGRQMFQP; this is encoded by the coding sequence ATGAATAGCTATATAAATGATTTTAATAGTAAGGAAAATATGGGACTTCAGGAAGAAATTGACAGCATGAGGCAAGAAATTAGAGCCGATAGATACTCGATGTCTATTGGGGAATGGATCAGTCTTTATGAAAGTGAAGAAATTGATATACACCCTGAATTTCAAAGATTTTTCCGGTGGACGGATACTCAAAAAACTAATTTTATAGAATCTATTTTACTGGGAATACCAATTCCACCTATTTTTGTGTCTCAACGAGAAGATGGAGTTTGGGATGTTGTAGACGGTTTACAACGTTTGTCTACTATATATCAGTTTATTGGAAAATTAAAAGATGAAAATAACCAACTTATCCCTCCTTTAGTGCTTGAAGGAACTAAATATTTACCTAATCTCAATAATAAAATATGGGAAGATCCAGATGATTCGGAAAACGAAAACTGTCTGACTCAAGCTCAACGTCTTTTGATAAAAAGAGCCAAAATTGATGTCAATATTCTATTAAAAGAAAGCGATAAGGTTGCGAAATATGAATTATTTCAACGATTAAATAATGGGGGATCTCTAGCTACTCCACAGGAGGTAAGAAACTGTATTCTTGTAATGTATAATCGTGAAATGTTTCATTGGATGAAAGGTTTAAGTCAAAATCAATCTTTTCAAGAATGTATAGCTCTTGGTGATCGTCTTATTCATGAACAATATGATTTAGAGTTACTGCTCAGGTTTTTAGTATTCCGTAATATTGAACAAAATGTAATGAAAGGTATAAAAAATGATTTGGGACAATTCTTGACAGAAAAGATGGTAGAAATGGCAGAGAATTCAGAGTTTAATTATGAAGAAGAAGAAAAAGCATTTAAGCAAACATTTTCAATTTTATATGAACAGATGGGAAGTGATAGTTTTCGTAGATATTCAGCTACTAAAGATAAGTTTATGGGAGGATTCTTAGTCTCTGCCTATGAAGTGATTGCTTTAGGAGTAGGTTATCATTGTGAACAGTTATCTAGCTCTAATTTCAACATAAGAGATAAAGTAAAAGAAATTTGGTCACGTCCTGAGTATAAAGAATGGTCAGGTGGAGGTACTAACGCCCAGCGAAGACTCCCGAAATTAGTTCCCTTTGGTCGCCAAATGTTTCAACCATGA
- a CDS encoding type II toxin-antitoxin system HicB family antitoxin yields MDNNNKQVYNYTVILQKEPDGGYHAFCPILKGCHSQGDSFEEAIDNITEAIELYIESLRADHQSIPRKDLMVKPLMF; encoded by the coding sequence ATGGATAACAATAATAAACAAGTTTACAATTATACAGTGATTCTGCAAAAAGAACCCGATGGAGGTTATCATGCTTTTTGCCCTATTCTAAAAGGTTGTCATTCTCAAGGAGATTCCTTTGAAGAAGCGATCGATAATATTACAGAAGCGATTGAATTATATATTGAAAGTTTAAGGGCTGATCATCAGTCAATTCCCAGAAAAGATTTAATGGTTAAGCCATTAATGTTTTAG
- a CDS encoding EamA family transporter, which produces MATNLQKSPPIVANISINFGLISAIASPTLWAFYTILIKQVSFSPCYLTICVRILAVLTLLLIIFALRGKFAELINLGRKPEICRSLIASGGAYLLHLAVFYPAILLNYQKVASAGMFFCTIATAFLSYFILKEPLNRQKKQALGLGMIAIALFASQVITDPLSLFFLVSIGLTFALVIIARKSAAKQINNSITLVTLETLLLPAPLAVFSLNIMPAFSSTVFELNLGQWLLLLLVSLVSLIPILLQAEAVNPRWNVPTTTIGIFNLLSPTGQFLIATLMFQQTATFGQWFAIFLLIFALIRYNLSPNQK; this is translated from the coding sequence ATGGCTACAAACCTTCAAAAAAGCCCCCCTATTGTGGCTAATATTTCCATTAACTTTGGCTTAATTTCTGCCATTGCTTCCCCTACGCTTTGGGCGTTTTATACGATTTTAATTAAACAGGTTTCCTTTTCCCCCTGCTATTTAACGATTTGTGTCCGTATCCTCGCGGTATTAACCTTATTATTAATCATTTTTGCCCTACGCGGAAAATTTGCAGAACTGATTAACTTGGGTCGTAAACCCGAAATTTGCCGCAGTTTAATCGCTTCTGGCGGTGCATATTTACTGCATTTAGCCGTATTCTATCCAGCGATTCTTTTAAACTATCAAAAAGTCGCCTCTGCGGGAATGTTTTTCTGCACCATTGCAACGGCTTTTCTCTCCTATTTTATCTTAAAAGAACCCTTAAACCGCCAGAAAAAACAAGCGTTAGGGTTAGGAATGATTGCGATCGCACTTTTCGCCAGTCAAGTGATTACCGATCCGTTATCCCTGTTTTTCCTCGTCAGTATTGGCTTAACTTTCGCTTTAGTTATTATTGCCCGAAAATCCGCCGCTAAACAGATCAACAATAGCATCACCTTAGTCACCTTAGAAACCCTGTTATTACCAGCACCGTTAGCCGTGTTCAGCTTAAATATTATGCCCGCCTTTAGTTCAACTGTATTTGAACTAAACCTCGGACAATGGCTTTTATTATTGCTGGTGAGTTTAGTTTCTTTAATCCCGATTTTATTACAAGCCGAAGCTGTTAACCCCCGTTGGAATGTTCCCACTACAACCATCGGTATTTTTAACTTACTTTCCCCCACAGGTCAATTCTTAATTGCCACCTTAATGTTCCAACAAACCGCAACATTCGGGCAATGGTTCGCCATTTTCTTATTAATTTTCGCCCTAATTCGTTACAACTTATCCCCCAACCAAAAATAG